One part of the Alligator mississippiensis isolate rAllMis1 chromosome 3, rAllMis1, whole genome shotgun sequence genome encodes these proteins:
- the GRINA gene encoding protein lifeguard 1 has product MSHEKSFLVSGEGYPGQQPPAPPGYAQPPYPAAPYPQPQFAPAPYPQPGFVPAPGPYPPTGPYAQGPYPQGPYPPPGPYPQGPYAQPPYGQPQPIVPGDQDSPLHSTYHEDGPPSYYDNQDFPGSHWDDKNIRQAFIRKVFLVLTLQLTVTFSFVAIFTFVKDVRGFVQRNVWTYYVSYAIFFISLIVLSCCGDFRRKHPWNLIALSILTVSLSYMVGMIASFYQTDAVIMAVGITVIVCFTVVLFSLQTKYDFTSCRGVLLVCLVVLIIFSILCIFIRNRILDIVYASLGALLFTCFLAVDTQMILGNKQLVLSPEEYIFAALNLYTDIINIFLYILAIVGRAKE; this is encoded by the exons ATGTCTCACGAGAAGAGCTTCTTGGTGTCGGGCGAGGGCTACCCGGGGCAGCAGCCCCCGGCCCCCCCGGGCTACGCACAGCCCCCCTACCCGGCAGCGCCCTACCCTCAGCCCCAGTTCGCGCCGGCACCCTACCCCCAGCCCGGCTTCGTGCCGGCACCCGGACCCTACCCGCCAACCGGACCCTACGCCCAGGGGCCCTATCCCCAGGGGCCGTACCCGCCCCCCGGACCCTACCCACAGGGGCCGTACGCCCAGCCGCCGTATGGACAGCCGCAGCCCATCGTCCCAGGGGACCAAGACT ctccgCTGCACAGCACCTACCACGAGGACGGGCCGCCCTCCTACTACGACAACCAGGACTTCCCCGGCTCCCACTGGGATGACAAGAACATCCGCCAGGCCTTCATCCGCAAG GTGTTCCTGGTGCTGACGCTACAGCTGACGGTGACCTTCTCCTTCGTGGCCATCTTCACCTTCGTGAAGGATGTGCGGGGCTTCGTGCAGCGCAACGTCTGGACGTACTACGTCTCCTATGCCATCTTCTTCATCTCCCTCATCGTGCTCAGCTGCTGCGGTGACTTCCGCCGCAAGCACCCCTGGAACCTGATCGCCCTG TCCATCCTGACCGTGAGCCTCTCCTACATGGTGGGCATGATCGCCAGCTTCTACCAAACCGACGCCGTCATCATGGCTGTGGGCATCACCGTCATCGTCTGCTTCACCGTCGTCCTCTTCTCCCTGCAG ACCAAGTATGACTTCACCTCGTGCCGGGGCGTGCTGCTCGTCTGCCTGGTGGTGCTGATCATCTTCTCCATCCTGTGCATCTTCATCCGGAACCGCATCCTGGACATCGTCTACGCCTCGCTTGGCGCCCTGCTCTTCACCTGC TTCCTGGCGGTCGACACCCAGATGATCCTGGGCAACAAGCAGCTGGTGCTGAGCCCAGAGGAGTACATCTTCGCAGCCCTCAACCTCTACACGGACATTATCAACATCTTCCTCTACATCCTGGCCATCGTTGGCCGGGCCAAGGAGTAG